One Setaria viridis chromosome 5, Setaria_viridis_v4.0, whole genome shotgun sequence genomic region harbors:
- the LOC117858018 gene encoding uncharacterized protein, whose amino-acid sequence MLGAAASPDPRGPSDGVPTTAPIKRGGGSSEQRAAGDPSTTASATGRAAAGASGGGGGVLTSMVGMYQHQLRDDAFGTLGGGHCGDQPRFAGSGASSSSTSVVLAPPLTQAHGSGERRQLFEALVGGGSLLRGAGGGKGGGAVGDLGVLVRWMRELAADPVAPLPAPSEHRPRKRHVLALRRARYLRLEDVADAEELPSFFKKRKLHWDKHKKKGSLNMPTRKSERLAKRMKLMASLLLTQRKKIGVGEHFQAEIPEWTGQPSGKELSCYRSDPETSKMLGTRIWPPGGEVNKTDIVAVGRGRPESCNCSYPGSFFCRQHHINEARDRLRSELGRAFTIWQFDSMGEEVSKLWNRDEQLKFNALEQLIPVMDQKTYWAVASKHFASKPRIDLIKYYLNVFLMRRVLSQCRSSLLEIDSDEDEVEEEEDEDQPEGSSFLQRPQDVQDVKKAS is encoded by the exons CTATCAAGCGCGGAGGCGGGAGCAGCGAgcagcgcgcggccggcgacccCTCCACGACGGCATCAGCAAccggccgcgcggccgcgggtgcgtccggcggcggcggtggggtcctCACGTCGATGGTGGGGATGTACCAGCACCAGCTCCGCGACGACGCCTTCGGCACCCTAGGCGGTGGCCACTGCGGTGACCAGCCGCGTttcgccggcagcggcgcctCGTCCTCCTCTACTTCGGTTGTTCTCGCCCCGCCGCTCACACAGGCGCATggcagcggcgagcggcggcagctgTTCGAGGCGCTCGTCGGCGGGGGGAGCCTGCtgcgcggcgcgggaggcggcaaaggcggcggcgcggtgggggaTCTGGGAGTGCTGGTGCGGTGGATGCGGGAGCTCGCGGCGGATCCCGTGGCtccgctgccggcgccgtcggAGCACAGGCCGAGGAAGCGGCACGTGCTGGCCTTGCGGCGTGCGCGCTACCTCAGATTGGAGGACGTGGCGGACGCAGAAGAGCTCCCCAGCTTCTTCAAG AAAAGGAAGCTCCACTGGGACAAGCATAAAAAGAAAGGGTCCTTGAACATGCCAACAAGGAAATCAGAGAGGCTAGCTAAGAGAATGAAACTCATGGCATCACTGCTTCTCACACAACGGAAAAAGATTGGAGTAGGTGAGCACTTTCAGGCAGAGATACCTGAATGGACTGGGCAACCTTCAGGAAAAGAGCTTTCATGTTACCGGAGTGACCCAGAGACATCAAAGATGTTAGGAACTAGAATTTGGCCTCCTGGAGGTGAAGTTAACAAAACCGATATTGTAGCCGTTGGGCGGGGAAGGCCAGAATCATGTAATTGCTCCTACCCAGGATCCTTCTTCTGCAGACAGCACCACATAAATGAAGCAAGAGACCGGCTGCGGTCTGAACTTGGTCGAGCTTTCACAATATGGCAGTTTGATTCAATGGGGGAGGAGGTTTCTAAGTTGTGGAATCGTGATGAGCAACTTAAGTTCAACGCACTTGAGCAATTGATTCCTGTTATGGACCAAAAGACATATTGGGCAGTTGCGTCAAAACATTTTGCTTCAAAGCCCAGGATAGATTTGATAAAATACTATCTTAATGTGTTCCTCATGAGAAGAGTGTTGAGCCAGTGCAGATCGAGTCTTTTAGAAATTGACAGTGacgaagatgaagtggaggaagaggaggatgaagatCAACCTGAAGGCTCCAGCTTTCTTCAGAG GCCACAAGATGTCCAGGACGTGAAGAAGGCCTCTTGA